From Schizosaccharomyces pombe strain 972h- genome assembly, chromosome: II, the proteins below share one genomic window:
- the gid2 gene encoding ubiquitin-protein ligase E3, translated as MNIDEWQRIEETAPGNKCLAKLNELESILKDAKKSCLKDPTTSMKELVACSEKTQQVFDDLKRTEKKFHTSLNRFGKTLEKKFNFDLEDIKLHSSFESKKREIDTALSLHFFRQGDVELAHLFCKEAGIEEPSESLHVFTLLKSIVQGIRDKDLKLPIEWASQCRGYLERKGSSLEYTLQKYRLVSNYLTTKDIMAAIRYCRTNMAEFQKKHLADIQKTMIALFFCSRNEVLSGTNDSHDSIHHIISNNAQLNIPQEYIDVLDLDWKSLELLFVREFCAALGMSLESPLDIVVNAGAIALPILLKMSSIMKKKHTEWTSQGELPVEIFLPSSYHFHSVFTCPVSKEQATEENPPMMMSCGHVIVKESLRQLSRNGSQRFKCPYCPNENVAADAIRVYF; from the exons ATGAATATCGACGAATGGCAGCGGATTGAAGAAACGGCGCCTGGAAATAAATGCTTAGCTAAGCTTAATGAATTGGAAAGTATATTAAAGGATGCAAAGAAATCTTGCCTAAAAGATCCTACTACATCTATGAAGGAATTGGTAGCATGCTCTGAAAAAACACAACAAGTTTTTGATGATCTGAAACGTACCGAGAAGAAGTTTCACACGTCTTTAAATCGATTCGGTAAAACTcttgagaaaaaatttaactttGACTTAGAAGATATCAAGCTTCATTCATCGtttgaaagtaaaaagcGTGAAATTGATACTGCTTTAtcattgcatttttttcgaCAAGGCGATGTTGAGTTAGCCCATTTATTTTGCAAAGAAGCTGGAATTGAAGAGCCCTCCGAAAGTCTTCACGTTTTTACGCTTCTCAAATCTATCGTTCAAGGGATTCGAGATAAAGATTTAAAGTTGCCCATCGAATGGGCCTCTCAGTGTCGTGGTTATTTAGAAAGAAAGGGAAGCAGCTTAGAATATACGCTTCAGAAATATCGACTTGTTTCTAACTATCTCACTACTAAGGATATTATGGCTGCGATACGATATTGCCGCACAAATATGGCCGAgtttcaaaagaaacattTAGCGG ATATCCAAAAGACAATGATAGCTTTGTTCTTTTGTTCCAGGAATGAGGTCCTTTCGGGTACAAATGACTCGCATGATTCCATCCATCATATAATATCAAACAACGCACAACTGAATATTCCCCAAGAGTATATTGATGTACTTGATCTTGATTGGAAATCCCTTGAACTTTTATTTGTTCGAGAGTTCTGCGCTGCATTGGGTATGTCCTTGGAATCCCCGTTGGATATAGTAGTAAATGCTGGGGCCATTGCTCTACCTATTCTGTTAAAGATGTCCAGtataatgaagaaaaagcataCAGAATGGACTTCACAAGGGGAACTTCCggttgaaatttttttacccAGCAGCTATCATTTCCATAGTGTTTTCACTTGTCCTGTTAGCAAAGAACAGGCTACGGAGGAAAACCCTCCTATGATGATGTCTTGCGGTCATGTTATTGTCAAAGAAAGTCTTCGACAATTATCTCGAAATGGCTCTCAACGATTCAAATGTCCCTACTGTCCTAATGAAAATGTTGCTGCAGACGCTATTCGTGTCTACttttaa